A genomic stretch from Thalassophryne amazonica chromosome 18, fThaAma1.1, whole genome shotgun sequence includes:
- the LOC117530976 gene encoding interleukin-21 receptor, producing MLSNKNRDHFCSVNISSQTPDEQDYSENFGDTDKFGISLCHNKRNGSVNCTQLNDKYYPKNHIKPLAPCCLNVTYNASQYHFTWNSSYEEYLPSFYLYYDLMYQMQYYRKGENDHAKPLQLDKINFSLAETHLEPNTEYAVRVRSSPNQAYYMGEWSDWSPELQWKTKAAVHDEPPVTLDSSKKVLITLCVMAPIILILCYAPVKKWRKRDFIPTPTPYFQSLYSDCQGDFRKWVVIPENTADVLKAEETLQIDALSKCVDIQEDCSHQFNHDLVKKSYYVNTTDPASAPFPSSIYYVGSTSAPGNSTASSTLSSWPESVADTDSGCWLSSATSLDRNTPWYCNEYCTLSTFQKSSHKGYSVN from the exons ATGCTGTCAAACAAGAACAGGGATCATTTCTGCTCTGTGAACATTTCCAGCCAAACTCCAGATGAGCAAGATTATTCAGAGAATTTTGGGGACACAGACAAATTTGGAATCTCTCTCTGTCATAATAAAAGGAATGGATCTGTGAACTGTACACAACTGAATGACAAATACTACCCAAAGAATCACA TTAAACCACTCGCACCGTGCTGCCTCAACGTTACCTACAACGCAAGTCAGTATCACTTCACCTGGAACAGCAGCTATGAGGAATACCTTCCTTCATTCTATCTGTACTACGACCTGATGTACCAGATGCAATATTACAGAAAAGGAGAAAATGACCAT GCAAAACCACTTCAACTGGACAAAATCAACTTCTCTTTGGCGGAGACCCATTTGGAACCAAACACAGAGTATGCTGTGAGGGTGCGCTCCAGTCCTAATCAGGCATACTACATGGGAGAGTGGAGTGACTGGTCACCTGAACTCCAATGGAAGACAAAAGCAGCTGTACATG ATGAGCCACCAGTAACACTTGATTCAAGCAAAAAGGTTTTGATCACCTTGTGTGTGATGGCACCAATTATCTTAATTCTGTGCTATGCTCCTGTGAAAAA GTGGCGGAAACGGGACTTCATCCCAACTCCAACACCCTATTTCCAGTCCCTCTACAGCGACTGTCAGGGAGACTTCAGG AAGTGGGTGGtcataccagaaaacacagcagaTGTGCTAAAAGCAGAGGAGACTCTCCAAATTGATGCCCTGTCCAAGTGTGTGGACATCCAGGAAGACTGCTCGCATCAGTTTAACCATGACCTGGTCAAGAAGAGCTACTACGTCAACACAACTGACCCCGCATCTGCTCCTTTTCCTTCGAGCATCTATTACGTTGGGAGCACCTCAGCGCCAGGAAATTCAACAGCGAGTTCCACCCTCAGCTCGTGGCCAGAGAGTGTCGCCGACACAGACTCAGGCTGTTGGCTTTCCAGTGCTACATCCCTTGACAGGAATACTCCGTGGTACTGCAATGAGTACTGCACTTTAAGTACCTTCCAAAAGTCAAGTCACAAGGGTTATTCAGTAAACTGA